One Nonomuraea angiospora DNA segment encodes these proteins:
- a CDS encoding serine/threonine-protein kinase — translation MGARYRLLAELGRGAMGRVWRAHDELLDRQVAVKEIHIPHRPGPEREALLRRTLREARLTARLSHPRIAAVYDVVVADERPWIVLQLVPAPSLAQVITERGPLPSSEVARIGLEVLDALRAAHAGGIVHRDIKPANILITDDGHAILTDFGLASTLDDQARLSRESIVVGTPAYIAPERARGGPATPQADLWSLGATLYAAVEGRAPFGFSSELATLSAVLASDPAPCEHAGPLAPIIGGLLDKDPDRRTDAARLHDQLSALCEQPVVPVSSDPPTVDGDSGRISGSPVGRPFRERAPYRQWVVERWRQTAVIAALIVSVMATSSWWRAEPGTHQSPPGTQATPLPPATTEPETGLPGHLVSARRQVARSEPKRARTEPPLSTSAAGVPHGPAKKVKTKKVKIKRHGPK, via the coding sequence TTGGGGGCTCGGTACAGATTGCTGGCCGAGCTGGGCCGGGGGGCCATGGGCAGGGTCTGGCGCGCTCATGACGAGCTGCTGGATCGGCAGGTGGCGGTCAAGGAGATCCACATCCCGCACCGGCCAGGGCCGGAGCGCGAGGCGCTGCTCAGGCGCACCCTGCGCGAGGCCCGCCTGACCGCGCGGCTGAGCCACCCGCGCATCGCGGCCGTGTACGACGTCGTGGTCGCCGACGAACGCCCGTGGATCGTCCTGCAACTCGTCCCCGCCCCCAGCCTCGCCCAGGTGATCACCGAACGGGGACCGCTGCCCTCGTCCGAGGTCGCCCGAATCGGGCTCGAAGTGCTGGACGCCCTGCGCGCCGCCCACGCCGGCGGCATCGTGCACCGCGACATCAAGCCCGCCAACATCCTCATCACCGACGACGGGCACGCCATCCTCACCGACTTCGGGCTGGCCAGCACCCTGGACGACCAGGCGCGCCTCAGCCGGGAGAGCATCGTCGTCGGCACACCCGCCTACATCGCCCCCGAACGCGCCCGCGGCGGCCCTGCCACGCCGCAAGCCGATCTGTGGTCGCTGGGCGCCACCTTGTACGCGGCGGTCGAGGGCCGTGCCCCGTTCGGGTTCAGCAGCGAGCTGGCCACCCTGTCCGCGGTGCTGGCCTCGGACCCGGCGCCGTGCGAGCACGCGGGGCCGCTCGCCCCGATCATCGGCGGGCTGCTGGACAAGGATCCGGACCGGCGTACGGACGCGGCTCGCCTTCACGATCAACTGTCCGCCCTGTGCGAGCAACCGGTCGTTCCGGTCTCTTCGGACCCTCCGACCGTTGACGGTGACAGCGGGCGGATCAGCGGCTCGCCCGTCGGCCGCCCGTTCAGGGAGCGGGCGCCGTACCGGCAGTGGGTCGTCGAGCGCTGGCGGCAGACAGCCGTCATCGCGGCCCTCATCGTCAGCGTGATGGCGACCAGCTCGTGGTGGCGCGCCGAGCCGGGCACGCACCAGTCCCCACCCGGGACGCAGGCCACTCCGCTGCCGCCCGCCACGACGGAGCCGGAAACCGGGCTGCCGGGCCACCTCGTCTCGGCCCGGCGCCAGGTCGCCAGGAGCGAACCGAAGCGCGCCCGCACGGAACCGCCCCTGTCCACCTCCGCGGCGGGCGTCCCGCATGGACCGGCCAAGAAGGTCAAGACGAAGAAGGTCAAGATCAAGCGGCACGGCCCGAAATGA
- a CDS encoding aminotransferase class V-fold PLP-dependent enzyme produces MQTQRSASAPPTSPLLERIRAGVIGDDEVLRGPYGPRRIIYADYTASGRSLGFIEDFIRDHVLPRYANTHTESSGTGLQTSRLREEARAAVHDAVGGGPDDLVIFCGSGATAAVNKLVGILELRVPGRYAPMVPEEERPVVFVGPYEHHSNELPWRESIADTVAIGEDRDGHIDCDDLRAQLARHAGRPLLIGSFSAASNVTGILSDTERIAALLHEHGALSFWDYAAAGPYVPIRMAAGAPGANDHKDAIFLSPHKFIGGPQTPGVLVVRRELVRNRVPTAPGGGTVLFVDPTGHRYLDDAIAREEGGTPAIVESIRAGLVFRLKQAIGTDLIQAREERFWQRALRRWESSPNIEILGDRHSRRLSIVSVRIRSGELFLHHNYVVAVLNDLFGIQARGGCSCAGPYGHRLLAIDAARSRAFEEEIGHGCQGIKPGWVRINFNYFVSDAVCDYLIQAVELAARYGHRLLPDYRFEPRTGLWRHHRDSAEPPLHLSDLRFDDPGALPAPHVRAGEDALPGYLEEARAILAARSDEIDLSPPGLPDDFERLRWFPLPAACLATT; encoded by the coding sequence GTGCAGACACAACGATCCGCCTCCGCACCGCCGACCTCGCCGCTGCTGGAGCGCATCCGCGCCGGCGTCATCGGGGACGACGAGGTGCTGCGGGGCCCGTACGGACCGCGCCGCATCATCTACGCCGACTACACCGCCTCGGGCCGGTCGCTCGGCTTCATCGAGGACTTCATCCGTGACCACGTCCTGCCGCGCTACGCCAACACCCACACCGAGAGCTCCGGGACCGGGCTGCAGACCAGCCGATTACGCGAGGAGGCCCGTGCCGCCGTCCACGACGCCGTCGGCGGTGGCCCGGACGACCTGGTGATCTTCTGCGGTTCGGGCGCGACCGCGGCGGTCAACAAGCTCGTCGGCATCCTCGAGCTGCGGGTCCCCGGCCGGTACGCGCCGATGGTCCCGGAGGAGGAGCGGCCGGTCGTGTTCGTCGGTCCGTACGAGCACCACTCCAACGAGCTGCCCTGGCGCGAGTCCATCGCCGACACCGTCGCCATCGGCGAGGACCGCGACGGCCACATCGACTGCGACGACCTGCGTGCCCAGCTGGCCCGCCACGCCGGCCGGCCGCTGCTGATCGGCAGCTTCTCGGCCGCCTCGAACGTGACCGGCATCCTGTCCGACACCGAGCGCATCGCGGCGCTGCTCCACGAGCACGGCGCGCTGTCGTTCTGGGACTACGCGGCAGCCGGGCCGTACGTGCCGATCCGGATGGCCGCCGGCGCGCCCGGCGCGAACGACCACAAGGACGCGATCTTCCTGTCGCCGCACAAGTTCATCGGCGGGCCGCAGACGCCCGGTGTCCTGGTGGTGAGGCGCGAGCTGGTCCGCAACCGGGTGCCCACCGCGCCGGGCGGCGGCACCGTGCTGTTCGTGGACCCCACCGGGCACCGCTATCTCGACGACGCGATCGCCCGCGAGGAGGGCGGCACGCCGGCCATCGTCGAGTCGATCCGCGCCGGGCTGGTCTTCCGGCTCAAGCAGGCCATCGGCACCGACCTCATCCAGGCTCGTGAGGAACGCTTCTGGCAGCGGGCCCTGCGACGCTGGGAGAGCAGCCCGAACATCGAGATCCTCGGCGACCGGCACTCCCGCCGGCTGTCCATCGTGTCGGTCCGCATCCGGTCCGGGGAGCTGTTCCTGCACCACAACTACGTGGTGGCGGTGCTGAACGACCTGTTCGGCATCCAGGCACGCGGCGGCTGCTCCTGCGCCGGCCCCTACGGCCACCGCCTGCTGGCCATCGACGCCGCGCGCTCGCGGGCCTTCGAGGAGGAGATCGGGCATGGCTGCCAGGGCATCAAACCGGGCTGGGTACGCATCAACTTCAACTACTTCGTCTCCGACGCGGTCTGCGACTACCTCATCCAGGCCGTCGAACTGGCCGCCCGCTACGGCCACCGGCTGTTGCCCGATTACCGCTTCGAGCCCCGCACCGGGCTGTGGCGGCACCACCGCGACTCCGCCGAGCCGCCGCTGCACCTTTCCGACCTGCGCTTCGACGACCCCGGCGCGCTGCCAGCCCCGCACGTGCGGGCCGGCGAGGACGCCCTGCCCGGCTACCTGGAGGAGGCGCGGGCCATCCTGGCGGCCCGCTCCGACGAGATCGACCTGAGCCCGCCCGGCCTGCCGGACGACTTCGAGCGGCTGCGCTGGTTCCCGCTGCCGGCCGCCTGCCTGGCCACGACCTGA
- a CDS encoding alpha/beta fold hydrolase — protein MSKRAVAARVLRRVVAWCAAVVVLAALAGFCYESVARQGDPPVPGRLVAVGGHRLHVHCTGAGAPTVVLEAGLAESSASWEMIQRGLPGRVCAYDRAGYAWSEDGPAPRTADRAAAELRALLAAAGEAGPYVLVGHSYGGTIVRLFAHHWPALTAGLVLIDVTDENATEALQVSRPLLAAQFTVNQVLARVGVLRLFGDTLVPAEATAAARASAPVVYGAGSMGAARAEAWAAADSAAQVRATVRPGAWGELPVVVVIPSGQPATAVDQAGRLAALSSRGRVVVAGTTDHYVQHAQPDLVIDAIGSVR, from the coding sequence GTGTCCAAGAGAGCTGTGGCCGCCCGGGTGCTGCGCCGGGTCGTCGCCTGGTGCGCGGCGGTGGTCGTGCTGGCGGCCCTCGCCGGGTTCTGCTACGAGTCGGTGGCCCGGCAGGGGGACCCACCCGTGCCTGGGCGGCTGGTCGCGGTGGGCGGCCATCGGCTGCACGTCCACTGCACGGGCGCGGGAGCGCCGACCGTCGTGCTGGAGGCCGGCCTGGCGGAGTCGAGCGCGAGCTGGGAGATGATCCAGCGCGGACTGCCCGGCCGCGTGTGCGCGTACGACCGCGCGGGCTACGCCTGGAGCGAGGACGGCCCTGCCCCTCGTACGGCGGACCGCGCCGCGGCCGAACTGCGCGCGCTGCTCGCCGCGGCGGGCGAGGCGGGGCCGTACGTCCTGGTCGGACACTCCTACGGCGGCACGATCGTGCGGCTCTTCGCGCACCACTGGCCCGCGCTGACCGCCGGGCTCGTGCTGATCGACGTCACGGACGAGAACGCCACCGAAGCCCTCCAGGTCTCCCGCCCGCTCCTGGCCGCGCAGTTCACCGTCAACCAGGTCCTGGCGCGCGTCGGCGTGCTGCGGTTGTTCGGCGACACGCTGGTGCCCGCCGAGGCCACGGCGGCGGCGCGGGCGAGCGCTCCCGTCGTCTACGGCGCGGGCAGCATGGGCGCCGCCCGGGCCGAGGCCTGGGCCGCGGCGGACAGCGCCGCCCAGGTCCGCGCGACGGTACGACCAGGCGCGTGGGGCGAGCTGCCCGTCGTGGTCGTCATCCCCTCGGGCCAGCCCGCGACGGCGGTCGATCAGGCGGGCCGTCTCGCCGCGCTGTCCAGCCGCGGCCGGGTCGTCGTGGCCGGCACCACGGACCACTACGTGCAGCACGCCCAGCCCGACCTGGTGATCGACGCGATCGGGTCGGTCCGGTGA
- a CDS encoding carbonic anhydrase — translation MPNHVINRRALLRAGILTGGLLTGVASASTAVFARTAQPANGTAPDQRPATPDQAWATLREGNRRWVDGTATHPHQDVDRRREVAQKQDPFAVVFSCIDSRVSPELIFDTGLGDLFVVRTAAQTIDPLVTGAAEYGPAELGTPLVVVLGHQRCGAVTAAAESLHEHKKLPGELDTIASALRSAYKRSGGDVDKMIRINTIDVVKQLKKDKLFVPRIAKGQLKVIGAYYSIDTGVVTRLV, via the coding sequence ATGCCAAATCACGTGATCAACCGGCGGGCACTGCTGCGCGCCGGCATCCTCACCGGCGGCCTCCTGACCGGCGTGGCCTCCGCGAGCACCGCCGTATTCGCCCGCACCGCCCAGCCGGCGAACGGGACCGCGCCGGACCAGCGTCCCGCCACCCCGGACCAGGCATGGGCGACGCTGCGCGAGGGCAACCGCCGCTGGGTGGACGGCACCGCCACCCACCCGCACCAGGACGTCGACCGGCGCAGGGAGGTCGCGCAGAAGCAGGACCCGTTCGCGGTCGTCTTCTCGTGCATCGACTCCCGGGTCTCCCCCGAGTTAATCTTCGACACCGGACTGGGCGACCTGTTCGTGGTACGCACCGCCGCGCAGACCATTGACCCGCTGGTGACAGGCGCCGCCGAGTACGGCCCCGCCGAACTCGGCACCCCGCTCGTCGTCGTGCTCGGCCATCAGCGCTGCGGAGCCGTCACGGCCGCCGCGGAATCGCTGCACGAGCACAAGAAGCTGCCCGGCGAGCTGGACACGATCGCCTCCGCCCTGCGTTCGGCCTACAAGCGTTCGGGCGGCGACGTCGACAAGATGATCCGCATCAACACCATCGACGTGGTGAAGCAGCTCAAGAAGGACAAGCTCTTCGTGCCCCGCATCGCCAAGGGCCAGCTCAAGGTCATCGGCGCGTACTACTCCATCGACACCGGTGTGGTCACCCGCCTCGTCTGA
- a CDS encoding MFS transporter, producing the protein MPSRRWAALPVLLVAVFVTTLDFFVANLAVPSIRADLRAGDAAVQFVVAGYGLAYAAGLITSGRLGDLYGHRRMFRAGLALFTLASAGCGLAGEAAWLVAARVAQGVAAALLAPQVLTLLGDLYRGADRATAFRWYGTAVGLAGVSGQVIGGVLVATDPLGLGWRACFLVNVPIGAAALAVTGRLLPRPLPSPPRPAAPPARRAGLDLGGAALVTAGLVAIVLPLIEGREQGWPPWAWWCLAASVPVLVAFVRRQRRAAASGWTPLLDLDVFADRAFAWGLVAVGLLFGTSAGLSFVLALYLQDGLGLGPLAAGAMCTALNAGFFAASLRPGRFGAPVLLLGLCLLYEVVARAAQPYQVALALLVVGAGMGLIMSPLLSSVLSAVRPARAGAAAGVLGTVQETGGVLGCTITGTVFFGALDGGDWRSATLAALSVLVAGALGVLAHAALRPRARTPLTATSGGRHDHRPDGVECRRP; encoded by the coding sequence ATGCCTTCCCGCCGCTGGGCGGCACTGCCCGTGCTGCTGGTCGCGGTGTTCGTGACCACGCTGGACTTCTTCGTCGCGAACCTGGCCGTCCCGTCCATCCGCGCCGATCTGCGGGCCGGTGACGCCGCGGTGCAGTTCGTGGTCGCCGGGTACGGGCTGGCGTACGCGGCCGGGCTGATCACCTCCGGGCGGCTCGGCGACCTGTACGGGCACCGGCGGATGTTCCGCGCCGGGCTGGCGCTGTTCACGCTGGCGTCGGCGGGGTGCGGGCTCGCGGGCGAGGCCGCCTGGCTGGTGGCAGCCAGGGTCGCGCAGGGCGTGGCGGCGGCGCTGCTCGCGCCGCAGGTCCTCACGCTGCTCGGCGATCTCTACCGGGGCGCCGACCGGGCCACGGCCTTCCGCTGGTACGGCACGGCCGTCGGCCTGGCCGGGGTGAGCGGCCAGGTGATCGGCGGCGTGCTGGTGGCCACCGATCCGCTGGGGCTGGGCTGGCGGGCCTGCTTCCTGGTGAACGTGCCCATCGGCGCCGCGGCGCTGGCCGTGACGGGACGCCTGCTCCCCCGGCCCCTGCCGTCGCCGCCGCGGCCAGCCGCGCCCCCCGCCCGCCGAGCCGGGCTCGACCTGGGCGGGGCCGCGCTCGTGACCGCCGGGCTGGTGGCGATCGTGCTGCCCCTGATCGAGGGCCGCGAACAGGGCTGGCCGCCGTGGGCCTGGTGGTGCCTGGCCGCCTCCGTTCCGGTCCTGGTCGCGTTCGTCCGCCGTCAGCGGCGGGCGGCGGCCTCCGGGTGGACCCCGCTGCTCGACCTCGACGTGTTCGCGGACCGGGCGTTCGCCTGGGGCCTGGTCGCCGTGGGGCTGCTGTTCGGGACCTCGGCCGGGCTGTCGTTCGTGCTCGCCCTCTACCTGCAGGACGGCCTCGGCCTCGGCCCGCTCGCCGCCGGAGCCATGTGCACCGCGCTCAACGCGGGCTTCTTCGCCGCCTCTCTCCGGCCTGGACGCTTCGGCGCGCCCGTACTGCTGCTCGGGCTGTGCCTGCTGTACGAGGTCGTGGCACGCGCGGCGCAGCCGTACCAGGTGGCCTTGGCCCTCCTCGTGGTCGGGGCCGGGATGGGGCTGATCATGTCGCCGCTGCTCTCCTCGGTGCTGTCGGCCGTACGCCCCGCGCGGGCGGGAGCCGCGGCCGGGGTGCTCGGAACCGTTCAGGAGACCGGGGGCGTGCTCGGCTGCACGATCACCGGCACCGTCTTCTTCGGCGCGCTGGACGGCGGCGACTGGCGGTCCGCGACGCTGGCCGCGCTGTCCGTGCTGGTCGCGGGCGCGCTGGGCGTGCTGGCCCACGCCGCGCTGCGTCCCCGCGCCCGAACCCCGCTGACGGCGACGTCAGGCGGGCGGCACGATCACCGGCCGGATGGCGTGGAATGCCGGCGACCGTAG
- a CDS encoding GNAT family N-acetyltransferase yields the protein MTTTAASLAVLDDPARASLLGTHAHLAERRGRVLRYPPDVSPFLSMPAEPGPADWDDVAALAGPGAHVSVPGAVSVLPAGWEEVANIPGVQLTGERVAGAPDADVVRLGPVDVPEMLDLVERTKPGPFLPRTVELGVYLGIRHGGALVAMAGERLRPPGWTEISAVCTDPAHRGRGLATRLVLAVAAGIRDRGETPFLHTSAANVGAIRLYERLGFRLRRTTDFRTARVPAPGPSPGDLGEPVPALRYGRRHSTPSGR from the coding sequence ATGACCACGACCGCCGCCTCCTTGGCCGTCCTCGACGACCCGGCACGGGCCTCCCTGCTCGGAACGCACGCCCACCTCGCCGAACGGCGCGGCCGCGTGCTGCGCTATCCCCCCGACGTCTCCCCGTTCCTGTCGATGCCGGCCGAACCCGGTCCGGCCGACTGGGACGACGTGGCCGCGCTGGCCGGACCCGGCGCACACGTGTCCGTGCCCGGCGCGGTGTCGGTGCTTCCGGCCGGCTGGGAGGAGGTGGCGAACATCCCAGGGGTCCAGCTCACCGGGGAGCGGGTCGCCGGCGCGCCGGACGCCGACGTGGTCCGGCTGGGGCCGGTGGACGTGCCGGAGATGCTGGACCTGGTCGAGCGGACGAAACCCGGGCCGTTCCTGCCGCGTACCGTCGAACTCGGCGTGTACCTCGGCATCCGGCACGGCGGCGCGCTGGTGGCGATGGCGGGCGAACGCCTGCGGCCGCCGGGCTGGACCGAGATCAGCGCCGTCTGCACCGACCCCGCCCATCGAGGCCGCGGACTGGCGACCCGGCTGGTCCTCGCCGTCGCCGCGGGCATCCGGGACCGGGGCGAGACACCGTTCCTGCACACGTCCGCCGCCAATGTCGGCGCCATCCGCCTGTACGAGCGGCTCGGCTTCCGCCTGCGCCGTACCACGGACTTCCGCACCGCACGGGTCCCGGCGCCCGGCCCTTCCCCGGGGGACCTGGGGGAACCGGTGCCTGCGCTCCGCTACGGTCGCCGGCATTCCACGCCATCCGGCCGGTGA
- a CDS encoding LLM class flavin-dependent oxidoreductase: MPVEFLGIGGTNDGSETSPRSGPSFDKQYTLRLARAHQEYGWDRVLFAYGAGSPDPAQVAAYVATRVEDLRILLAHRPNVSYPTYALKTFATLDQISDGRLTVHFITGGNDHEQGREGDVLTKDERYSRTREYIQIVKKGWTSREPFDHAGEHYSFKDFVSDVFPVQQPRPKVSFGGSSAAAYAAGGAEADIYCLWGEPLAETAQQIASVKEAASRAGRDDVPRFQVAFRPIIAPTEELAWEKARRILGDLRRVGANRRRLSGPPQNAGSQRLLEVAAKGERHDRALWTPTAAATGGAGNSTALVGTPETVAAALLDYYDLGVEILSARGYDILDDAIDFGRYVIPLVREAVAERDRQRAAAAPLTPVAP, from the coding sequence ATGCCTGTGGAGTTCCTCGGGATCGGCGGGACCAATGACGGCTCGGAGACCTCGCCGCGCTCCGGTCCCTCCTTCGACAAGCAGTACACGCTGCGGCTCGCGCGCGCCCACCAGGAGTACGGCTGGGACCGGGTGCTGTTCGCCTACGGCGCGGGCTCGCCGGATCCGGCGCAGGTCGCCGCCTACGTGGCGACCAGGGTGGAGGACCTGCGCATCCTGCTGGCGCACCGCCCGAACGTGTCCTATCCGACGTACGCGCTCAAGACGTTCGCCACCCTCGACCAGATCAGCGACGGGCGGCTGACGGTGCACTTCATCACCGGCGGCAACGACCACGAGCAGGGCAGGGAGGGCGACGTCCTGACCAAGGACGAGCGCTACTCCAGGACCAGGGAGTACATCCAGATCGTCAAGAAGGGCTGGACGTCGAGGGAGCCGTTCGACCACGCGGGCGAGCACTACTCGTTCAAGGATTTCGTCTCGGACGTGTTCCCGGTGCAGCAGCCGCGGCCCAAGGTGTCCTTCGGCGGCTCGTCGGCGGCCGCCTATGCGGCCGGCGGGGCGGAGGCCGACATCTACTGCCTGTGGGGGGAGCCGCTGGCCGAGACGGCGCAGCAGATCGCCTCCGTGAAAGAGGCGGCGTCGCGGGCGGGACGCGATGACGTGCCCAGATTCCAGGTGGCGTTCCGGCCGATCATCGCGCCGACCGAGGAACTGGCGTGGGAGAAGGCCCGGCGCATCCTGGGGGACCTGCGCAGGGTGGGGGCGAACCGGCGCCGCCTGTCCGGCCCGCCGCAGAACGCCGGCTCGCAACGGCTGCTCGAGGTCGCGGCCAAGGGGGAACGGCACGACCGCGCGTTGTGGACGCCGACCGCCGCGGCCACCGGGGGCGCGGGCAACTCGACGGCACTCGTCGGCACCCCCGAGACCGTCGCCGCGGCCCTGCTGGACTATTACGACCTGGGCGTGGAGATCCTCTCGGCCCGTGGCTACGACATCCTGGACGACGCCATCGACTTCGGACGGTACGTGATCCCGCTGGTACGCGAGGCGGTCGCCGAACGCGACCGGCAGCGCGCCGCCGCGGCGCCGCTGACCCCGGTCGCGCCATGA
- a CDS encoding LLM class flavin-dependent oxidoreductase, protein MTSLQFLWYIPNQAQPGHRGDDVVTDHNSLETLSGQARALEEHGWSGALIGAGWGRPDTFTVATALAARTTTFQPLIAIRPGYWRPANFASAAATLDHLTGGRVLVNVVSGKDDLAAYGDSEGDQAHRYARTKEFMRIVRKLWTEENVTYRGEHFSVSGSTVAPRTVVRGERRHPRLYFGGASEAAERVAATEADVQLFWGEPLADTAERIERLRRLSDELGREHPPLEFGLRVTTLVRDTTEQAWADAEAKVEKMAAGAISRDPNHFAAVGQRRLLDLAARGEVLDDNLYTAPGRFGGGGAGTTWLVGSAADVAKSLRAYQALGITHFVLSDTPYLPEIRRQGDQLLPLLR, encoded by the coding sequence ATGACGAGCCTCCAGTTCCTCTGGTACATCCCCAACCAGGCGCAGCCCGGGCACCGCGGCGACGACGTCGTCACCGACCACAACAGCCTGGAGACCCTCAGCGGCCAGGCCAGGGCGCTGGAGGAGCACGGGTGGAGCGGGGCGCTCATCGGCGCCGGCTGGGGGCGGCCCGACACCTTCACGGTCGCCACCGCGCTGGCCGCCCGGACGACGACGTTCCAGCCGCTGATCGCGATCCGGCCCGGCTACTGGCGTCCGGCCAACTTCGCCTCCGCCGCCGCGACCCTCGACCATCTCACCGGGGGGCGGGTGCTGGTCAACGTCGTGTCGGGCAAGGACGACCTGGCGGCGTACGGCGACAGCGAAGGCGACCAGGCGCACCGCTACGCCCGTACCAAGGAGTTCATGCGGATCGTGCGCAAGCTGTGGACCGAGGAGAACGTCACCTACCGCGGCGAGCACTTCAGCGTCAGCGGCTCCACCGTGGCGCCGCGCACGGTCGTCCGGGGCGAACGCCGCCACCCCCGGCTCTACTTCGGCGGCGCCTCCGAAGCCGCGGAGAGGGTGGCCGCCACCGAGGCCGACGTCCAGCTCTTCTGGGGTGAGCCGCTCGCCGACACGGCCGAGCGGATCGAGCGGCTCAGGCGCCTCAGTGACGAGCTCGGGCGCGAGCACCCGCCGCTGGAGTTCGGGCTGCGGGTCACCACGCTGGTGCGGGACACCACCGAACAGGCCTGGGCCGACGCCGAGGCCAAGGTCGAGAAGATGGCCGCAGGCGCCATCTCGCGCGACCCGAACCACTTCGCCGCCGTCGGCCAGCGGCGGCTGCTCGACCTGGCCGCGCGGGGAGAGGTGCTCGACGACAACCTCTACACCGCCCCCGGCAGGTTCGGGGGCGGCGGCGCGGGCACCACCTGGCTGGTCGGCTCGGCCGCGGACGTGGCCAAATCCTTGCGCGCCTACCAGGCCCTCGGCATCACCCACTTCGTCCTCTCCGACACCCCCTACCTGCCGGAGATCAGGCGCCAGGGCGACCAGCTCCTGCCGCTGCTGCGCTAA
- a CDS encoding YeiH family protein — MTTPISAGARTWQWSALGVLAVLLLGAVTRFLEKGVPSWFEGSALAKAIEFPVYAIALGLLGNAVLTASGLRERLAGGFRTEFFIKTGLVLLGASINLKLIVTAAGPAIVQGIVLISTVFLFTWWLSGKLGLDDRLRALLSAAVSICGVSAAIAAAGAVQAKREQLAYSASLVIAFALPSIFILPALASLLGLSPQVAGAWIGGNIDTTAAVTAAGTIVGEDALAIATIVKVTQNALIGVVVLALTAWFAFRVERRPDAPRPGLAELWRRFPKFVLGFLAASVIATWYLTTVAADEGKAVIGVANDLRTWFLILAFVSIGLEFRVSALREAGWRPVIVFATATVVNVLVALALAGLLFSGFTTG; from the coding sequence ATGACCACCCCGATCTCCGCCGGCGCCCGCACCTGGCAGTGGAGCGCACTGGGCGTGCTGGCCGTCCTCCTCCTGGGCGCCGTCACGAGATTCCTGGAAAAGGGCGTTCCCTCCTGGTTCGAGGGCTCGGCCCTGGCCAAGGCCATCGAGTTCCCCGTGTACGCGATCGCCCTGGGCCTGCTCGGCAACGCCGTGCTCACCGCCTCCGGGTTACGGGAGCGGCTGGCGGGCGGCTTCCGTACCGAGTTCTTCATCAAGACGGGGCTGGTCCTGCTGGGCGCGTCGATCAACCTCAAGCTGATCGTGACGGCCGCCGGACCCGCCATCGTCCAGGGCATCGTGCTGATCAGCACGGTGTTCCTGTTCACCTGGTGGCTGAGCGGCAAGCTCGGACTGGACGACAGACTCCGAGCCCTGCTGTCGGCCGCCGTGTCGATCTGCGGGGTGAGCGCCGCCATCGCCGCGGCCGGGGCCGTACAGGCCAAACGCGAGCAACTCGCCTACAGCGCCAGCCTGGTCATCGCCTTCGCGCTGCCGTCCATCTTCATCCTTCCCGCTCTCGCCTCCCTCCTCGGGCTGAGCCCGCAGGTGGCCGGCGCCTGGATCGGCGGCAACATCGACACGACCGCCGCGGTGACCGCCGCGGGCACCATCGTGGGCGAGGACGCGCTGGCCATCGCCACCATCGTCAAGGTCACCCAGAACGCGCTCATCGGCGTCGTGGTGCTGGCGCTGACCGCCTGGTTCGCCTTCCGGGTCGAGCGGCGCCCCGACGCGCCCCGTCCCGGCCTGGCCGAGTTGTGGCGGCGCTTCCCGAAGTTCGTGCTCGGCTTCCTGGCCGCCTCGGTGATCGCGACCTGGTACCTGACCACGGTCGCCGCGGACGAGGGCAAGGCCGTCATCGGCGTCGCCAACGACCTGCGCACCTGGTTCCTCATCCTGGCCTTCGTCAGCATCGGCCTGGAGTTCCGGGTGTCGGCGCTGCGGGAGGCCGGCTGGCGGCCGGTCATCGTGTTCGCGACCGCGACGGTCGTCAACGTGCTCGTCGCCCTCGCTCTGGCCGGCCTGCTGTTCTCAGGGTTCACCACCGGCTGA